One window of Sardina pilchardus chromosome 2, fSarPil1.1, whole genome shotgun sequence genomic DNA carries:
- the LOC134068486 gene encoding GRAM domain-containing protein 2B-like produces MKRRDRRFSLDSIEYSVGGLENGGLLGKPRGGRYRRASDAIKSASLEEAQQQFLELRSLNLSQQTIAEERLDHVDGSITNQSFQNHNKTFHKIFTDIPEEEDLTHAFTCALQKEVLYHGKLYVSSQHICFYSTVLLKATKVIIEVESIQTVRKKNTAKVVPNALSIITNNGDKYLFVSLRNRDSCFQRLLSVCPNIQVDNINSPQMSQDSIEREADMMSSHSSQDESVSRRTSVDDPLPRDSPDPDLAKPRVQELARTSSSQESSHSKDGYSTEYENAGASPAGGSWMSSGWEKVKPFVFVGESRDVSSLLLIYVLLLVLLLLSSGYIGLRIVALEEQLSALSSLHEEYKET; encoded by the exons atgaagaggagagacagaaggtTCTCTCTGGACAGCATAGAATACTCTGT TGGTGGTCTGGAGAATGGAGGGCTGTTGGGGAAGCCCAGAGGGGGGCGCTACCGGCGGGCATCTGATGCCATAAAGAGTGCCAGTCTGGAGGAGGCCCAGCAGCAGTTCCTGGAGCTCAGAAGTCTTAACCTGAG CCAACAAACAATAGCAGAGGAGCGTTTAGATCATGTAGACGGCAGCATCACCAACCAA AGTTTTCAAAATCACAACAAAACGTTCCACAAAATCTTCACAGATATTCCGGAGGAGGAAGACCTAACTCATG CGTTCACCTGTGCCCTGCAGAAGGAGGTGCTCTATCACGGCAAGCTCTACGTGTCCAGCCAACACATCTGCTTCTACTCCACCGTGCTGCTCAAGGCCACCAAG GTGATAATTGAGGTGGAGAGCATTCAAACTGTGAGGAAGAAGAACACAGCGAAAGTGGTGCCCAACGCGCTGTCGATAATCACCAACAATGGCGACAAG TACCTGTTTGTGTCCCTACGGAATCGGGATTCGTGTTTCCAGCGTCTTCTTTCAGTGTGTCCTAACATccag GTCGACAATATAAATAGTCCCCAAATGTCCCAGGACAGCATTGAACGAGAAGCAGACATG ATGTCCAGCCACTCGAGTCAGGACGAGAGTGTGAGCCGGCGGACCAGTGTGGATGACCCACTTCCTCGGGACTCTCCCGATCCAGACCTGGCCAAAC CCAGGGTCCAGGAGTTAGCCAGGACCAGTTCGAGCCAGGAGAGCAGCCATAGCAAGGATGGCTATTCCACAGAGTATGAGAATGCAG GTGCGTCTCCAGCAGGTGGATCGTGGATGTCTTCAGGATGGGAGAAAGTCAAGCCGTTCGTCTTTGTGGGAGAATCCAGGGACGTCAGCTCACTCCTGCTGATTTACGTCCTACT GCTcgtgctgctcctgctgtccTCTGGCTACATCGGCCTGCGCATAGTGGCCTTGGAGGAACAGCTGAGTGCCCTCAGCTCCTTGCATGAAGA ATACAAGGAAACATAG